A DNA window from Micromonospora sp. NBC_01739 contains the following coding sequences:
- a CDS encoding glycosyltransferase family 2 protein → MNSGNTPLVSVVIPCHNSAKTIALSVLSALHQTHPSVEVIVVDDASTDNTRDIVGKLDCTLIALTENVGAGPARNRGIAASRGDILFFLDSDVALAPEAVANAVKIFQENPSYGAVWGVYGDRPLVDDGVVEWVQVLYGHYRATRKLGAARTGHFASGAIPRWVIDEIGAFDERLLGQYANEDHEFSLRIAEHYPVIRTLSVIGYHDDDDQLSSILRKLYRRAGSLVPLVLKQRELKPEREATHRPAEVAAASLATASLPLVLVSPYLAAVPLAFLAWFISVDLPLFNYVRRTAGWRMVPPSAFLSFLYSLAISAGALSGGLRYVLDARFRQRYRTPAEVH, encoded by the coding sequence ATGAATTCCGGAAATACGCCACTGGTGTCGGTGGTAATACCCTGCCACAACAGCGCCAAGACCATAGCTCTGAGTGTGCTCTCGGCATTGCACCAGACCCACCCGTCGGTCGAGGTCATTGTCGTTGACGACGCAAGCACCGACAACACCCGGGATATTGTCGGAAAACTCGATTGCACCCTGATCGCGCTGACCGAGAATGTGGGCGCGGGTCCGGCTCGCAACCGTGGCATAGCGGCGAGCCGGGGCGACATCCTGTTCTTCCTCGACTCCGACGTCGCCCTGGCCCCCGAGGCGGTCGCCAACGCCGTGAAGATCTTCCAGGAGAACCCCTCCTACGGCGCGGTGTGGGGCGTCTACGGCGACCGTCCCCTGGTCGACGACGGGGTGGTGGAGTGGGTGCAGGTGTTGTACGGCCACTACCGGGCCACCCGCAAGCTGGGGGCGGCCCGCACCGGCCACTTCGCCAGCGGGGCCATCCCCCGCTGGGTCATCGATGAGATCGGGGCCTTCGACGAGCGCCTGCTGGGCCAGTACGCCAACGAGGACCACGAGTTCAGCCTCCGCATCGCCGAGCATTACCCGGTCATCCGTACCTTGTCCGTGATCGGTTACCACGACGACGACGACCAGCTCTCCTCGATTCTGCGCAAGCTCTACCGGCGAGCCGGCTCGCTGGTCCCCCTCGTGCTCAAGCAACGCGAGCTCAAGCCCGAGCGGGAAGCAACCCACCGGCCCGCCGAGGTCGCAGCCGCCTCTCTGGCCACCGCCAGCCTCCCCCTGGTGTTGGTCTCTCCCTACCTGGCGGCCGTACCTCTCGCTTTTCTGGCCTGGTTCATCAGCGTCGACCTGCCGCTCTTCAACTACGTGCGGCGCACTGCGGGCTGGCGGATGGTTCCGCCCAGCGCGTTTCTCAGCTTTCTGTACAGTCTCGCGATTTCCGCGGGTGCGTTGAGCGGTGGCCTGCGCTACGTGCTCGACGCGCGCTTTCGACAGAGGTACCGGACACCGGCCGAAGTCCATTAG
- a CDS encoding AfsR/SARP family transcriptional regulator, giving the protein MRIRLLGPVEVEAADGPLDVGPRQRRAVLAALAMDAGTPVSIDTLTERVWGPAAPDAPRSALYAHVARLRRALAQVQDDSGRPVSLSRHGDGYVLNVDRQQVDLHRLNQLIDTGRAGVRTSDVERIGALREAMDLWRGDPLATLAGDWANRVRRSVASQLISLAAAWSMEELRLGNPEAVVDRLGRILGSYPLAEPLVALQMRALCSMGRTPEALQSYVDIRAQIVDQFGAEPGPELRNLHVAILRGELDEPHSGTVATVSAPVRQVPRQLPADIARFSGRHDDLAPLLNCLNPAGTTDSAPVVSIYGAAGVGKSTLAIHAAHKLANRYPDGQLYIDLRGTSVDAEPLTPVDALARLLRTLGVSSFTCAPEQVDEAAAQFRSVVAGRRLLLVLDNAVDAAQVRPLLPSGAGCGTLVTSRQPLAGLGDVSQLRVGPLTIADAIALLSHWVGAERVAAEPEAAAAIAEWCECLPLALRIVGARLVARPGWPLAELRDRLADERRRLDNLEFDGVGLRASMAGSYDRLCGSADRSERAIAEAFKLLGTSTMTELSRSTAARLLARSEAHTERILERLVDVQLLETSAPGSYRMGELLRLYARERFAGLQEK; this is encoded by the coding sequence GTGAGGATCCGACTACTGGGGCCCGTCGAGGTGGAGGCGGCCGACGGCCCGTTGGACGTGGGACCACGTCAACGGCGTGCCGTCCTGGCGGCCCTGGCCATGGACGCCGGCACCCCGGTGTCCATCGACACCCTGACCGAGCGAGTGTGGGGCCCGGCGGCTCCGGATGCGCCCCGTAGCGCGCTCTACGCGCATGTCGCGCGGCTGCGCCGGGCTCTCGCCCAGGTCCAGGACGACTCCGGTCGACCGGTCAGCCTGAGCCGCCACGGGGACGGGTACGTCCTCAACGTCGACCGCCAGCAGGTCGACCTGCATCGACTGAACCAGCTCATCGACACCGGTCGGGCCGGAGTACGCACCAGCGACGTCGAACGGATCGGCGCCCTGCGGGAGGCGATGGACCTGTGGCGGGGGGACCCACTGGCCACCCTCGCCGGCGACTGGGCCAACCGGGTCCGGCGCAGCGTGGCCTCCCAATTGATCAGCCTGGCCGCCGCCTGGAGCATGGAGGAACTGCGACTGGGCAACCCGGAGGCGGTGGTCGACCGGCTGGGTCGGATCCTCGGCTCGTACCCCCTGGCCGAACCGCTGGTGGCCTTGCAGATGCGGGCCCTGTGCTCGATGGGGCGTACCCCGGAGGCCTTGCAGTCCTATGTCGACATCCGGGCCCAGATCGTCGATCAGTTCGGCGCCGAACCCGGGCCGGAACTGCGGAACCTGCATGTCGCCATCCTGCGCGGCGAACTCGATGAGCCGCACTCCGGCACGGTCGCGACGGTCTCCGCGCCGGTACGGCAGGTGCCACGGCAACTGCCCGCCGACATCGCCCGCTTCTCCGGCCGTCACGACGACCTGGCCCCCCTGCTGAACTGTCTGAACCCCGCCGGCACGACCGACTCCGCCCCGGTGGTGTCGATCTACGGAGCCGCCGGGGTGGGCAAGTCCACCCTGGCCATCCACGCCGCGCACAAGCTGGCCAACCGGTACCCGGACGGCCAGCTCTACATCGACCTGCGCGGCACCAGCGTGGACGCGGAGCCGCTGACCCCGGTCGACGCCCTCGCCCGGCTGCTGCGCACCCTCGGGGTCAGCAGCTTCACCTGCGCCCCGGAGCAGGTCGACGAGGCCGCCGCCCAGTTCCGGTCGGTGGTGGCCGGACGGCGGCTGCTGCTGGTGCTGGACAATGCCGTCGACGCCGCCCAGGTGCGACCCCTGCTGCCCAGCGGCGCCGGCTGCGGAACCCTGGTGACCAGCCGCCAGCCGCTGGCGGGTCTCGGTGACGTCAGCCAGCTGCGGGTCGGGCCGCTGACCATCGCCGACGCCATCGCGCTGCTCAGCCACTGGGTGGGAGCGGAACGGGTGGCCGCCGAGCCGGAGGCCGCGGCCGCGATCGCCGAGTGGTGCGAATGCCTGCCACTGGCGCTGCGCATCGTCGGGGCCCGCCTGGTGGCCCGCCCCGGCTGGCCGCTGGCCGAGCTGCGCGACCGGCTCGCCGACGAGCGGCGCCGGCTGGACAATCTGGAGTTCGACGGGGTCGGCCTGCGAGCCAGCATGGCCGGCTCCTACGACCGGCTCTGCGGCAGCGCGGACCGCTCGGAGCGGGCCATCGCCGAGGCCTTCAAGCTGCTGGGGACCTCGACGATGACGGAACTCAGCCGGTCCACGGCCGCCCGGCTGCTCGCCCGTTCCGAGGCACACACCGAACGCATCCTGGAGCGGCTGGTCGACGTGCAGCTTCTGGAGACCTCGGCGCCGGGCAGTTACCGGATGGGCGAACTCCTGCGGCTGTACGCCCGGGAACGCTTCGCCGGGCTCCAGGAGAAATGA
- a CDS encoding lysylphosphatidylglycerol synthase transmembrane domain-containing protein, with protein sequence MSTKELDAEQTFPEIAETITTAPRKRWWGVARKVAMGLLLVVTAFFIVITLRGQDWSTVAATLRGQRPGFVATMVALAVLANALGLVATMISWRAMLVGVGERVAAVDAARIFYLGQFVKYVPGKVAGFLVSVEMGRRIGVPAARMGAAWLLALVVSLLTGATVGLAAGPEVFGASSAWLLLAVLPVAAVLVRPELVGWAATLVARLRRRPEPTTAMSGTGIRQAVVAQLLAWLIGGAHLWLLAVAMGAPPLQALPLCLGAFGLGAVAGVIAVFAPDGIGVREVVVTAALSVILPVPVAGVVALVSRVVVTVSELATAGIGLLVTAAIMRRATAGSPAAATEGVDGNSIPPASKNSPRSLPQADR encoded by the coding sequence GTGTCGACAAAAGAACTGGACGCCGAGCAGACCTTCCCGGAAATCGCCGAAACAATCACCACGGCGCCCCGGAAGCGATGGTGGGGGGTAGCCCGCAAGGTCGCCATGGGTCTCCTGCTGGTGGTGACCGCGTTCTTCATAGTGATCACCCTCCGTGGTCAGGACTGGTCCACCGTGGCCGCCACCCTGCGTGGCCAACGGCCCGGTTTCGTCGCGACCATGGTGGCGCTGGCCGTACTGGCCAACGCCCTCGGTCTGGTCGCCACGATGATCTCCTGGCGGGCCATGTTGGTCGGCGTCGGCGAACGGGTGGCCGCCGTGGACGCGGCCCGGATCTTCTACCTGGGCCAGTTCGTCAAGTACGTGCCCGGCAAGGTGGCCGGCTTCCTGGTCAGCGTCGAGATGGGCCGGCGCATCGGGGTGCCGGCGGCCCGGATGGGGGCGGCCTGGCTGCTGGCCCTCGTGGTGAGCCTGCTGACCGGCGCCACCGTGGGGCTGGCGGCCGGCCCGGAGGTCTTCGGGGCCTCCTCCGCCTGGCTGCTGCTGGCCGTCCTGCCGGTGGCTGCGGTCCTGGTCCGCCCCGAGCTGGTCGGCTGGGCCGCGACCCTGGTGGCCCGGTTGCGCCGGCGCCCGGAGCCGACGACGGCGATGTCCGGGACCGGCATCCGGCAGGCGGTCGTCGCCCAACTGCTGGCCTGGCTGATCGGCGGGGCCCACCTGTGGCTGCTGGCCGTGGCGATGGGTGCTCCGCCACTGCAGGCGCTGCCGCTCTGCCTCGGCGCCTTCGGACTCGGCGCGGTGGCCGGGGTGATCGCCGTCTTCGCCCCGGACGGCATCGGGGTCCGGGAGGTGGTGGTGACGGCCGCACTCAGTGTCATCCTGCCGGTGCCGGTGGCCGGAGTGGTGGCACTGGTCAGCCGAGTGGTCGTCACGGTCAGTGAGCTTGCTACCGCCGGAATCGGCCTGCTCGTCACTGCGGCGATCATGCGACGCGCTACGGCCGGATCGCCTGCCGCAGCAACGGAGGGTGTCGATGGGAATTCCATCCCACCGGCCTCCAAGAATTCACCAAGAAGCCTGCCACAGGCGGACCGCTAA
- a CDS encoding glycosyltransferase family 4 protein has translation MPDRKYDLTIAAPHYEPYVSGHAQTARSIAEGMANRGWRVAVVTAQHDAELPLRDAVGGVDVYRSPMLTRASRSPLAPRYPMLVGQLARQSSVLHLNLPMPAAGLLMPPAPRVPVVSMLHSDPQPPSKWFCRAVMAASDAASRAVIRRSAVVVASSRDQAHASRFWPDIQDRTFTPIAPPCLDRRGGEPRYRETRGLHVGFLGRIVADKGIAYLVRAFHRIPDPDARLLIAGNYHTIAGGSNLAAVQAEIDRDSRVRILGELRGREVNDFYASVDVFALPAVAGSFGTVLAEAMMSGIPSVTTDLPGSRYPVTATGFGLVVPPRDPQALEQAISEMATVPRDWRERKARAARARFSVATSLDAHEVLFSTLRGRTAARQYR, from the coding sequence ATGCCGGACAGGAAATACGATCTGACGATTGCGGCCCCCCACTACGAGCCGTACGTCAGTGGCCACGCGCAGACCGCGCGCAGCATTGCCGAGGGCATGGCCAATCGGGGTTGGCGGGTCGCGGTCGTCACCGCCCAGCACGATGCCGAGCTGCCGCTGCGCGACGCCGTCGGTGGGGTGGACGTCTACCGCTCCCCCATGCTGACGCGAGCCAGCCGATCGCCACTCGCCCCCCGCTATCCGATGCTGGTCGGGCAGCTGGCGCGGCAGTCCTCGGTGCTGCACCTCAACCTGCCGATGCCGGCAGCGGGACTGCTGATGCCCCCGGCGCCGCGGGTACCGGTGGTGAGCATGCTGCACAGCGACCCCCAGCCGCCGTCGAAGTGGTTCTGCCGGGCGGTCATGGCGGCCTCGGACGCCGCCTCCCGAGCGGTCATCCGCCGCTCCGCCGTCGTCGTGGCCTCCAGCCGGGACCAGGCCCACGCCTCCCGGTTCTGGCCGGACATCCAGGACCGCACCTTCACCCCGATCGCGCCACCCTGCCTGGATCGGCGCGGCGGCGAGCCCCGATACCGGGAGACCCGTGGCCTGCATGTCGGATTCCTCGGAAGGATCGTGGCGGACAAGGGCATCGCCTACCTGGTACGGGCGTTCCACCGGATCCCCGACCCCGACGCCCGGCTGCTGATCGCGGGCAACTACCACACCATCGCCGGGGGCAGCAATCTGGCCGCCGTGCAGGCGGAGATCGACCGCGACAGTCGGGTCCGGATCCTCGGCGAGTTGCGCGGCCGGGAGGTCAACGACTTCTACGCCTCCGTCGACGTGTTCGCGCTCCCGGCGGTCGCCGGATCCTTCGGCACCGTGCTGGCCGAGGCGATGATGAGCGGGATTCCGTCGGTGACCACCGATCTGCCCGGCAGCCGGTACCCGGTCACCGCTACCGGGTTCGGCCTGGTGGTGCCGCCCCGGGACCCGCAGGCGCTGGAACAGGCCATCTCCGAAATGGCGACCGTGCCGCGGGACTGGCGGGAGCGCAAGGCCCGGGCGGCCCGGGCCCGCTTCTCCGTGGCCACCTCACTGGACGCGCACGAGGTTCTCTTCAGCACCCTTCGCGGGCGTACGGCAGCACGGCAATACCGATGA
- a CDS encoding glycosyltransferase family 2 protein, with product MNEQPLVSVIIPNYNYASTIGECIKAAKNQTYPSVEVIVADDASTDDSVAIARALDVTVLQVPVNSGVSTARNLGARHAKGEVLFFVDSDVALDPDAVARAVEYLQTEPGLGAICGMYRAEPMFPDSLVKRYRAIQQYVWFCEVEGAIPGLHSALFAMKKETFLEIGEFNDRLRWTEEQDYGFRLNARYEVKAVPTIRGRHDHDGTMRVMLTKVFNRTRLGAPNWLRLNKLPGGAGTGYRALGSAFILAAVFALISTVLLGPWALLAAAVFTGIGIALDKRTYAYAFRHHGVIFGLQFTVLHLLVTLTSAVAASIGILQGLLYPSMTQRLYRVETPA from the coding sequence ATGAACGAACAACCGCTGGTCTCAGTGATCATTCCGAACTACAACTACGCCAGCACCATCGGCGAGTGCATCAAGGCGGCGAAGAACCAGACCTACCCGTCCGTCGAGGTGATCGTGGCCGACGACGCCAGCACGGACGACTCCGTGGCGATCGCCCGAGCCCTGGACGTCACCGTGTTGCAGGTGCCGGTCAACAGTGGGGTCTCCACCGCCCGGAACCTGGGTGCCCGGCACGCCAAGGGTGAGGTGTTGTTCTTCGTCGACTCCGATGTGGCCCTCGACCCGGACGCGGTCGCCCGCGCGGTCGAGTACCTCCAGACCGAGCCGGGGCTCGGCGCGATCTGCGGCATGTACCGGGCCGAGCCGATGTTCCCCGACAGCCTGGTCAAGCGCTACCGCGCCATCCAGCAGTACGTCTGGTTCTGCGAGGTCGAGGGGGCCATCCCCGGTCTGCACTCGGCGCTGTTCGCGATGAAGAAGGAGACCTTCCTGGAGATCGGCGAGTTCAACGACCGGCTCCGGTGGACCGAGGAGCAGGACTACGGCTTCCGGCTCAACGCCCGCTACGAGGTCAAGGCCGTCCCGACCATCCGGGGACGCCACGACCACGACGGCACCATGCGGGTGATGCTGACCAAGGTGTTCAACCGCACCCGGCTCGGCGCCCCGAACTGGCTGCGGCTGAACAAGCTCCCCGGCGGCGCGGGCACCGGCTACCGGGCGCTGGGCAGCGCCTTCATCCTCGCGGCGGTGTTCGCGCTGATCTCGACGGTGCTGCTGGGCCCCTGGGCGCTGCTGGCCGCCGCGGTGTTCACCGGGATCGGCATCGCCCTGGACAAGCGCACCTACGCGTACGCCTTCCGTCACCACGGGGTCATCTTTGGCCTACAATTCACGGTGCTCCATCTGTTGGTGACGCTCACGTCTGCGGTGGCAGCCAGCATCGGCATCCTGCAGGGCCTGCTGTACCCGAGCATGACCCAGCGGCTCTACCGCGTCGAGACGCCCGCCTGA
- a CDS encoding oxidoreductase, protein MTLSDQSDDLGFGIDSTATEVLAGIDLTGKLAIVTGGYSGLGLAATRALAAAGARVVVPARRTDVAREAVAGIEGVEVEELDLADLDSVRAFADRFLASGRSIDILINNAGIMATPLTRVGPGWEAQFATNHLGHYALVNRLWPALTAEGGARVVVLSSGAGETPRINWDDVHFAEGYDKWAAYSQSKSANILFAAELDRLGRDAGVRAFSVNPGYILTPLQRHLAKEEMVGAGWIDEEGNALLPEFRAPEQGAATQVWAATAPGLETEGGSYLQACKVAKTFDGPEDREAAERLWALSAELTGVDAFGKSE, encoded by the coding sequence ATGACTCTTTCTGACCAGTCCGACGACCTGGGCTTCGGGATCGACAGCACGGCCACCGAGGTGCTCGCCGGCATCGACCTCACCGGCAAGCTAGCCATCGTCACCGGCGGCTACTCCGGCCTGGGTCTGGCGGCCACCCGCGCCCTGGCCGCCGCCGGCGCCCGGGTCGTCGTCCCGGCCCGGCGTACGGATGTCGCCCGGGAGGCTGTCGCCGGGATCGAGGGGGTGGAGGTCGAGGAGCTCGACCTGGCCGACCTCGACAGCGTACGGGCCTTCGCCGACCGGTTCCTCGCCTCCGGCCGCAGCATCGACATCCTGATCAACAACGCCGGCATCATGGCCACTCCCCTGACCCGGGTGGGCCCGGGCTGGGAGGCCCAGTTCGCCACCAACCACCTGGGGCACTACGCCCTGGTCAACCGGCTCTGGCCGGCCCTGACCGCCGAGGGTGGCGCGCGGGTCGTCGTGCTGTCGTCCGGTGCCGGGGAGACCCCCCGGATCAACTGGGACGACGTGCACTTCGCCGAGGGCTACGACAAGTGGGCGGCGTACAGCCAGTCGAAGTCGGCGAACATCCTCTTCGCCGCCGAGTTGGACCGGTTGGGTCGGGACGCGGGGGTGCGGGCCTTCTCGGTGAACCCCGGCTACATCCTCACTCCGTTGCAGCGGCACCTCGCCAAGGAGGAGATGGTCGGTGCCGGCTGGATCGACGAGGAGGGCAACGCCCTGCTGCCGGAGTTCCGGGCTCCCGAGCAGGGTGCCGCCACCCAGGTCTGGGCCGCGACCGCACCCGGTCTGGAGACCGAGGGCGGCAGTTACCTCCAGGCCTGCAAGGTCGCCAAGACCTTCGACGGCCCCGAGGACCGGGAGGCCGCCGAGCGGCTCTGGGCCCTCTCGGCCGAGTTGACCGGCGTCGACGCCTTCGGCAAGTCCGAGTAG
- a CDS encoding RICIN domain-containing protein, with protein sequence MRSVGRSSLLAVAVLVSGVLPALVADQQPASAAAQATYYVAPDGSDSNPGTITAPFRSLQRARDVVRTTNASMTGDIQVYLRGGTYPVGSTIEFGASDSGTNGYRISYAAYPGETPVLQGGVQVTGWTQHSGNIWKAPLDRANKLRSLYVNGKRAFMAAKTINSAGCHGSYTINAGQADWAWESGSQCAGARYSLSDFPAVAGNQEDIEIETATTWTTAIVGVRQVITEGSNRVALFQQPGAAIAQGAFNGNAQINGSHKVMNAYEFLDAPGEFYFDKSSRTVYYYKAGSENMATASVFAPNNVATVLRIAGTSTSNRARNLTFSGLTVEHSDWNLVNVAGSVFKQAQQGNLSAFAYARGNFHVYHYRNVDLTPGMVHLQNADGILLERNRVQHTGADGITLVNDVINTRLIGNYTNDIAGTAVSVGHPQHVYIGDHTSNNREKYPPQVEGAPRNIEIKNNYIHDSAVLFNGHGAVAAYFVDALTVQHNRIEKAPWAGITMGWGWWNFDGSSGSIVPNRPTTTAKNNTISHNHIIDTVQRLSDTAPIYTLGSQPGTVVSDNYLQGVPAGHKYGLHPDEGSAYMTFRDNVLSVDKNITWMINSDDFGRKHDLTITRTYGPINKVSQKNLPNSTIDDIIVSSDYVWPAAAYQIAVNSGPQESFRDVVQAGGVPMQDHVLPASTTAASGVTSIPIRSTGDPARSLWLAPSGTTTFAVGPTMTRADGTATSIAVPTTSGDYRLYVLDAQGNRSAESASIVRRQGTSSGQGVQLVGGQSGRCIEVPGAATANGTQLQLWDCGGGTHQRWTYTASKQLTVYGNKCLDASGNGTTNGTAVIIWDCHGGLNQQWNLNANGTITSVQSGLCVDANGAATANGTKIILWSCNGGTNQQWSRRN encoded by the coding sequence ATGCGGAGTGTCGGCAGGAGCTCGTTGCTGGCGGTCGCGGTGCTCGTCTCCGGCGTGCTGCCGGCCCTGGTCGCCGATCAGCAACCGGCTTCGGCCGCAGCCCAGGCGACGTACTACGTGGCTCCGGACGGCAGCGACAGCAACCCGGGCACGATCACCGCACCGTTCCGGAGCCTGCAACGGGCCCGGGACGTCGTACGGACGACGAATGCGAGCATGACCGGCGACATCCAGGTCTACCTGCGCGGCGGAACCTATCCGGTGGGCAGCACGATCGAGTTCGGGGCGAGCGACTCCGGCACCAACGGTTACCGGATCAGCTATGCCGCCTACCCGGGTGAGACCCCGGTGCTTCAGGGCGGTGTGCAGGTCACTGGCTGGACCCAGCACAGCGGCAACATCTGGAAGGCCCCGCTGGACCGGGCCAACAAGCTGCGGTCGCTCTACGTCAACGGCAAGCGGGCCTTCATGGCCGCCAAGACCATCAACTCGGCCGGATGCCACGGGTCGTACACCATCAATGCCGGACAGGCCGACTGGGCCTGGGAATCCGGATCACAGTGCGCCGGCGCCAGATACAGCCTTTCTGACTTTCCGGCCGTGGCCGGAAACCAGGAGGACATCGAGATCGAGACGGCGACCACCTGGACCACCGCCATCGTGGGGGTCCGACAGGTGATCACCGAGGGGTCGAACCGGGTGGCCCTGTTCCAGCAACCCGGGGCGGCCATCGCCCAGGGGGCCTTCAACGGCAACGCCCAGATCAACGGCAGCCACAAGGTCATGAACGCGTACGAGTTCCTGGACGCGCCGGGCGAGTTCTATTTCGACAAGTCCAGCCGGACGGTCTACTACTACAAGGCCGGCAGCGAGAACATGGCCACCGCCTCGGTCTTCGCGCCGAACAACGTGGCCACCGTGCTGCGGATCGCCGGCACCTCGACCAGCAACCGGGCCCGCAATCTCACCTTCTCCGGGCTGACCGTGGAGCATTCCGACTGGAACCTGGTCAATGTCGCCGGGTCGGTGTTCAAGCAGGCGCAGCAGGGCAACCTCAGTGCCTTCGCGTACGCCCGGGGCAACTTCCACGTCTACCACTACCGCAATGTCGACCTGACCCCCGGCATGGTCCACCTCCAGAACGCCGACGGCATCCTGCTGGAACGCAACCGGGTCCAGCACACCGGTGCCGACGGGATCACCCTGGTCAACGATGTGATCAACACCCGGCTGATCGGCAACTACACGAACGACATCGCGGGGACCGCGGTCAGTGTGGGGCATCCGCAGCACGTCTACATCGGGGACCACACGTCGAACAACCGGGAGAAGTATCCGCCCCAGGTCGAGGGGGCACCGAGGAACATCGAGATCAAGAACAACTACATCCATGACAGTGCGGTGTTGTTCAACGGGCACGGCGCGGTCGCGGCCTACTTCGTCGATGCCCTGACGGTGCAGCACAACCGCATCGAGAAGGCCCCCTGGGCGGGCATCACCATGGGGTGGGGGTGGTGGAACTTCGACGGCTCATCGGGCTCGATCGTGCCGAACCGGCCCACCACGACGGCGAAGAACAACACCATCAGCCACAACCACATCATCGACACCGTCCAGCGGCTGAGCGACACCGCCCCGATCTACACCCTGGGCAGTCAGCCGGGCACGGTCGTCAGCGACAACTACCTCCAGGGGGTTCCGGCCGGTCACAAGTACGGGCTCCACCCGGACGAGGGCTCGGCGTACATGACCTTCCGGGACAACGTGCTGAGCGTCGACAAGAACATCACCTGGATGATCAACTCGGATGACTTCGGGCGTAAGCACGACCTGACCATCACCCGCACCTACGGCCCGATCAACAAGGTCTCCCAGAAGAACCTGCCCAACAGCACCATCGACGACATCATCGTCTCCTCCGACTACGTGTGGCCGGCCGCGGCGTACCAGATCGCGGTGAACTCCGGGCCGCAGGAGTCCTTCCGGGACGTCGTTCAGGCCGGTGGGGTTCCGATGCAGGACCACGTCCTGCCGGCCAGCACGACCGCCGCGAGCGGCGTGACCTCGATTCCGATCCGTAGCACCGGGGACCCGGCCAGAAGCCTCTGGCTGGCCCCCTCCGGCACCACCACCTTCGCCGTCGGACCGACGATGACCAGGGCGGACGGCACCGCCACCAGCATCGCCGTACCCACGACATCGGGTGACTACCGGCTCTACGTCCTGGACGCCCAGGGCAACCGGTCGGCCGAATCCGCGTCGATCGTCCGGCGACAGGGCACCAGCAGCGGGCAGGGCGTACAACTCGTGGGCGGCCAGTCGGGTCGGTGCATCGAGGTCCCCGGCGCGGCCACCGCCAACGGCACCCAGCTGCAACTCTGGGACTGCGGCGGCGGCACCCACCAACGGTGGACCTACACCGCGAGCAAGCAGCTGACGGTGTACGGCAACAAGTGCCTGGACGCCTCCGGTAACGGCACGACCAACGGCACGGCAGTCATCATCTGGGACTGTCACGGTGGTCTCAACCAGCAGTGGAACCTCAACGCCAACGGCACCATCACCAGCGTCCAGTCCGGGCTGTGTGTGGATGCCAACGGTGCCGCCACCGCCAACGGCACGAAGATCATTCTTTGGTCCTGCAACGGCGGCACCAACCAGCAGTGGAGCCGACGCAACTGA